In Psychrobacter sp. P11G3, a single genomic region encodes these proteins:
- the epmB gene encoding EF-P beta-lysylation protein EpmB — MINHLITQKNWQTQLSEAITSVDELLSILQLESMRAEVYVPKHFELRVPRGFVTKMAIGDRNDPLLKQVLPDQQEQINVTGYVADPLSENTQNPVKGLLHKYQSRVLLTITGACAIHCRYCFRQHFDYSANMPTADAKENIINYINANPEVNEVILSGGDPLNVTNRRLFSWLDTLESLPQITTIRLHTRLPLVIPARLDAALLEKLSQSRCHIVMVIHCNHANELDAPTAEYLQRARAAGITLLNQAVLLKGINDTLDAQVQLSQRLFTSGVLPYYLHVLDKVAGAAHFDSSEQAAIELYWSLLASLPGYLVPKLVRELPNRPFKVPIDIYSNS; from the coding sequence ATGATAAACCATTTAATCACACAAAAAAACTGGCAAACGCAATTATCGGAAGCTATTACATCTGTTGATGAGCTATTGAGTATCCTACAGCTTGAATCAATGCGTGCAGAAGTTTACGTACCTAAGCATTTTGAACTGCGTGTGCCGCGTGGCTTTGTGACAAAAATGGCTATTGGCGACCGTAATGATCCCTTGCTTAAACAAGTGTTGCCAGACCAGCAAGAGCAAATTAACGTCACAGGCTACGTAGCAGATCCGCTAAGCGAAAACACTCAAAATCCTGTAAAAGGCTTGCTCCATAAATATCAATCAAGAGTGTTGTTAACGATTACAGGCGCGTGTGCTATTCACTGCCGTTACTGCTTTCGTCAGCATTTTGACTATAGTGCCAATATGCCGACTGCTGATGCAAAAGAAAATATCATTAACTATATTAATGCGAATCCTGAGGTCAATGAGGTAATTTTGAGTGGTGGTGATCCACTAAATGTGACCAATAGACGTTTGTTTTCATGGTTAGATACTTTGGAGTCTCTTCCGCAGATTACTACCATTCGATTGCATACGCGTTTACCATTGGTGATACCTGCACGCTTGGACGCTGCATTGTTAGAAAAGCTGTCTCAGAGTCGCTGCCATATTGTAATGGTTATTCACTGTAATCATGCCAATGAGCTAGATGCACCAACCGCTGAATACTTGCAACGTGCGAGAGCAGCTGGAATTACACTATTAAACCAAGCCGTGTTGTTAAAAGGTATTAACGATACTCTTGACGCGCAAGTGCAGCTTAGTCAGCGTTTGTTTACTTCTGGCGTGCTACCATATTATTTGCATGTGTTGGACAAAGTGGCTGGCGCAGCGCATTTCGATAGTAGTGAGCAAGCAGCGATTGAGCTTTATTGGTCATTGCTAGCATCATTGCCAGGTTATCTCGTCCCTAAGTTGGTCAGAGAGTTACCGAATAGACCTTTTAAAGTGCCGATTGATATTTACAGCAATAGCTAA
- the efp gene encoding elongation factor P, translating to MASFSTNEFKAGLKVMLDGNPCAILENEFVKPGKGQAFNRVKLRNLRSGKVLEQTFKSGDSLEAADVMDTEMNYLYNDGEFWHFMHPESFEQIQADKNAMSDSIKWLKENSNALCTITLFNGAPLSVTPPNFVELEITETDPGVRGDTSGGGGKPAKLETGAVVRVPLFVQQGEVVRVDTRTGDYQTRVN from the coding sequence GTGGCAAGTTTTTCTACTAATGAATTTAAAGCTGGTCTAAAAGTGATGCTTGATGGCAACCCTTGTGCCATTCTTGAAAACGAGTTTGTCAAACCTGGTAAAGGTCAAGCCTTCAACCGTGTTAAGTTGCGCAATCTTCGTAGTGGCAAAGTACTGGAACAAACTTTCAAATCAGGTGACAGCTTAGAAGCTGCTGATGTGATGGATACTGAAATGAACTATCTATACAACGATGGCGAGTTTTGGCATTTTATGCATCCTGAGAGCTTTGAGCAGATTCAAGCGGACAAAAACGCAATGAGTGACTCAATCAAGTGGTTAAAAGAAAACAGCAATGCTCTATGTACCATTACGTTATTTAATGGTGCTCCTCTGTCAGTCACGCCGCCTAACTTCGTTGAGTTAGAAATCACAGAAACAGATCCTGGCGTACGCGGCGATACTTCAGGCGGTGGTGGCAAACCTGCTAAATTAGAGACAGGTGCCGTTGTACGTGTACCATTATTTGTGCAACAAGGTGAAGTGGTTCGTGTCGATACGCGTACTGGCGACTACCAAACTCGCGTGAACTAA
- a CDS encoding GAF domain-containing hybrid sensor histidine kinase/response regulator — MSISNSPQQSYPVAVDEIERINKLRKYQVLNEDEEPAFDRLVELVKLFFDVPVVTITFMDEETQYLKPACQFDSEDEAVSKGPRNTAFCNYTILSDDVLIVLDTFRDSRFSQSPMVTGSPYLRFYVGAPIILNEDNKRYRLGTLCLMDTEPHQSFSSQQEKILAQFAMMAADALKLQDKQRDAKRANEMKSSFLANMSHEIRTPMNGIIGMVEMLGDTELSSEQRDYVDNIKVSNEHLMVIINGILDLSKVESGKMTIDSIPLNLSSLCNEVVSLFAIKARQRGVTLDYHYTETLSPYVNGDPVRLKQIIANLVNNAIKFTREGGQVSIDVKHMDNCYCPDNIDEKFVNTSQEKEASKIECNKTGQNMTLCIEVKDTGVGIKEESLEAIFDAYDQANKFTHRIYGGTGLGLSVCKSLVDLMGGHIHVNSEVGVGTTFSVLLPLTTIDENKYETWQDSHDTTMIEPTHERSGHILLVEDDAVNAIIAKKSLTSSGHTVTHVTDGQQAIEAFALFPDRYDVILMDHHMPIMDGVQATIKLHELYDPQALPPIIALTANAMDGEREKYLKVGMQDYCTKPFKQEQLNALVQYWLIQKQSLEEE, encoded by the coding sequence TTGTCTATATCTAACTCACCTCAGCAGAGCTACCCTGTCGCGGTAGATGAAATAGAGCGTATCAATAAGCTAAGAAAGTATCAGGTACTCAATGAAGATGAGGAGCCTGCGTTTGATCGGCTAGTTGAACTCGTAAAGCTATTTTTTGATGTGCCTGTGGTTACCATTACTTTCATGGATGAGGAAACACAATATTTAAAGCCAGCCTGTCAATTCGATAGTGAAGATGAGGCTGTAAGCAAAGGGCCACGTAACACGGCTTTTTGTAATTATACAATATTGTCTGATGATGTATTAATCGTGTTAGACACCTTTAGGGATAGTCGTTTTAGCCAAAGTCCGATGGTCACAGGTTCTCCATATTTAAGATTTTATGTTGGTGCACCTATTATCTTAAATGAAGACAACAAAAGGTATCGTCTAGGTACATTATGTCTTATGGATACTGAGCCACATCAGAGTTTTAGCAGCCAACAAGAAAAGATATTGGCGCAGTTTGCAATGATGGCCGCAGATGCGTTGAAATTACAAGATAAACAACGTGATGCTAAGCGTGCTAATGAGATGAAATCGAGCTTTTTGGCCAATATGAGTCATGAGATTCGTACACCGATGAATGGTATTATCGGTATGGTAGAGATGTTAGGCGATACCGAACTCAGTAGCGAACAGCGTGACTATGTTGATAACATCAAAGTCTCTAATGAACATTTGATGGTCATCATTAATGGTATTTTGGACTTATCGAAGGTTGAGTCTGGAAAAATGACGATTGATTCTATTCCATTGAATTTATCTAGTTTATGTAATGAAGTCGTCAGTTTATTTGCGATTAAGGCACGTCAAAGAGGCGTAACTTTAGATTATCATTATACTGAAACACTATCACCTTATGTAAACGGCGATCCTGTACGTCTGAAGCAGATTATCGCAAACTTGGTCAATAATGCGATTAAGTTCACGCGTGAAGGTGGTCAAGTAAGCATCGATGTCAAACATATGGACAACTGCTACTGTCCAGATAACATTGATGAAAAATTCGTGAATACGAGTCAAGAAAAAGAAGCAAGCAAAATAGAATGCAATAAAACTGGTCAGAACATGACTTTGTGTATAGAAGTGAAAGATACGGGTGTTGGTATTAAAGAAGAGTCGTTAGAGGCGATATTTGACGCTTATGACCAAGCGAATAAGTTTACTCATCGTATTTACGGTGGTACTGGACTTGGACTGTCTGTTTGTAAGTCCTTAGTCGATTTGATGGGTGGTCATATACATGTAAATAGTGAAGTAGGGGTTGGTACGACATTTAGTGTTTTATTACCGCTGACTACTATTGATGAAAACAAGTATGAAACATGGCAAGACTCTCACGATACGACTATGATTGAACCTACGCATGAGCGGTCTGGCCATATCTTGTTAGTCGAGGATGATGCTGTCAATGCGATTATAGCCAAGAAATCACTAACCAGCAGTGGTCATACCGTCACCCATGTTACGGATGGGCAGCAAGCAATTGAGGCTTTTGCTTTATTCCCTGATCGTTATGATGTGATATTGATGGATCATCATATGCCGATTATGGATGGAGTACAGGCAACTATTAAATTGCATGAACTATATGATCCTCAAGCGTTGCCGCCTATTATTGCCCTGACTGCCAATGCAATGGACGGCGAGCGGGAGAAATATCTAAAAGTTGGCATGCAGGATTATTGCACCAAACCTTTTAAGCAGGAGCAGTTGAATGCCTTAGTGCAGTATTGGCTGATACAAAAGCAATCATTGGAAGAAGAGTAA
- a CDS encoding ThiF family adenylyltransferase, which yields MSDTRQFEQPKSVEDSLAQDESRQQDEQYDRRFQGTRTLYGTSAVDTFSAAHVYIIGVGGVGSWAAEALARTAVGTITLIDLDVLVASNVNRQLPALDSTFGQSKIEAMATRIREINPTVTLNLVDDFLTVDNVATLLPSREAVKSATAQGRPIVILDCVDDMNAKLAIALHCRFNKLKLVCAGGAGGKIDPSQIRVSDLRDCYQDPLLAKLRNKLRHEKGINSALKEKFGIKCVYSTEPPILDKSCQTGGLQCGGYGSAVVVTSVVAMIMVSEALQLLIRQTSRNSYV from the coding sequence ATGAGTGACACGCGACAATTTGAACAACCAAAATCCGTCGAAGACAGTCTTGCACAAGACGAATCGCGCCAACAAGATGAGCAGTACGATCGTCGTTTTCAAGGTACACGGACACTATATGGTACCTCTGCGGTTGATACTTTTTCGGCAGCTCATGTCTACATTATTGGTGTAGGAGGAGTGGGCTCTTGGGCAGCAGAGGCACTGGCTCGGACAGCAGTGGGAACAATTACGCTGATTGATTTGGACGTATTGGTTGCGTCTAATGTCAATCGCCAATTGCCTGCACTAGACAGCACGTTTGGACAAAGTAAAATTGAAGCAATGGCAACTCGTATTAGAGAGATTAATCCCACAGTAACCTTGAATTTAGTCGATGACTTTTTGACAGTAGATAATGTCGCCACACTCTTACCAAGTCGGGAAGCGGTCAAATCCGCTACTGCTCAGGGTAGACCGATTGTTATTTTAGACTGTGTAGACGATATGAATGCGAAACTAGCAATCGCTTTACACTGTCGTTTTAATAAACTAAAGTTGGTCTGTGCGGGCGGTGCAGGTGGTAAGATAGATCCAAGTCAGATTAGAGTAAGTGATTTGCGTGACTGTTATCAAGACCCACTACTTGCAAAGTTACGCAACAAGTTACGCCACGAGAAAGGCATTAATAGTGCTTTAAAAGAAAAATTTGGTATTAAATGTGTTTATTCGACAGAGCCGCCAATTTTAGATAAAAGCTGTCAAACAGGTGGTCTGCAGTGCGGTGGTTATGGCTCAGCAGTGGTCGTTACGTCAGTGGTGGCGATGATTATGGTGAGTGAAGCATTACAATTATTAATAAGACAGACGAGTCGTAACTCATACGTCTGA
- a CDS encoding TatD family hydrolase, producing MAERTDAREVLKNVYSLIDTHTHFDAPIFDPDRIQQVEQAYSQGIRHLVLVGYLYEYFNRMYDIQDFITKMSPPSVTKANNQEKCDVVAHIALGLHPFYIEQHTDDHLIQLEQMVIERRPLAIGEIGLDTFTDAMKQPKIFAKQKRFFAVQLDIAVAHRLPVMLHIRKAHAEVLAILKAHKYDAHKLGGIAHSFSGGEQEAKAFVKLGFKLGVTGQITNPNAKKLRRAIQVAVESHGIECLVIETDCPDMTPIMCQTSDDTHSHNRNIPANLPWVLASLSELLEIPHDKLAKQLWQNSCDALEVDWAYSV from the coding sequence ATGGCTGAGAGAACAGATGCTAGAGAAGTTTTAAAAAATGTCTATTCTCTTATAGATACGCATACACATTTTGACGCTCCTATATTTGATCCTGACCGAATACAGCAGGTAGAGCAAGCTTATAGTCAAGGTATCCGTCATTTAGTGCTAGTCGGCTATCTATACGAGTATTTTAATCGAATGTATGATATTCAAGACTTCATCACCAAAATGTCGCCGCCATCTGTGACAAAGGCAAACAACCAAGAGAAATGCGATGTTGTAGCCCATATCGCGCTAGGTTTACATCCTTTTTATATTGAGCAACATACCGATGACCATTTAATACAACTTGAGCAAATGGTGATAGAGCGTCGTCCGTTAGCTATCGGTGAGATTGGACTAGATACCTTTACCGATGCGATGAAGCAGCCTAAGATATTTGCTAAACAAAAAAGATTCTTTGCGGTGCAGTTGGATATAGCAGTGGCCCATCGACTGCCAGTGATGCTGCATATTCGTAAAGCGCATGCCGAAGTACTTGCAATATTAAAAGCACATAAATACGACGCGCATAAATTAGGTGGTATTGCCCATAGCTTTAGCGGTGGCGAGCAAGAGGCGAAGGCTTTTGTAAAATTAGGGTTTAAGCTGGGTGTTACGGGACAGATTACCAATCCGAACGCCAAAAAACTGCGCCGTGCTATTCAAGTAGCAGTTGAGAGTCATGGCATCGAATGCTTGGTCATTGAGACGGATTGTCCAGATATGACACCTATTATGTGTCAGACATCGGATGACACACATTCACATAATAGAAATATACCAGCCAACCTGCCATGGGTATTAGCAAGCTTGAGTGAACTATTAGAAATACCACATGATAAACTTGCTAAGCAATTGTGGCAAAATAGCTGTGATGCTCTGGAAGTAGACTGGGCTTATTCAGTGTGA